Proteins encoded within one genomic window of Lycium ferocissimum isolate CSIRO_LF1 unplaced genomic scaffold, AGI_CSIRO_Lferr_CH_V1 ctg10515, whole genome shotgun sequence:
- the LOC132041528 gene encoding ATP synthase subunit a: MPQLDKFTYFTLDLAQIVSSPLEQFEIIPLIPMKIGNLYFSFTNPSLFMLLTLSLVLLLVYFVTKKGGGNSVPNAWQSLVELIYDFVLNPVNEQIGGLSGNVKQKFSPRISVTFTFSLFCNPQGMIPYSFTVTSHFLITLGLSFSIFIGITIVGFQKNGLHFLSFLLPAGVPLPLAPFLVLLELIPYCFRALSSGIRLFANMMAGHSSVKILSGFAWTMLCMNDLLYFIGDLGPLFIVLALTGLELGVAISQAHVSTILICIYLNDAINLHQSAYFFIIEQKRV, from the coding sequence ATGCCTCAACTggataaattcacttatttcaCACTGGATCTAGCGCAGATCGTCTCCAGCCCACTTGAACAATTTGAAATAATCCCATTGATTCCTATGAAAATAGGAAACTTATATTTCTCATTCACAAATCCATCTTTGTTTATGCTACTAACTCTCAGTTTGGTcctacttttggtttattttgttACTAAAAAGGGAGGAGGAAACTCAGTACCAAATGCTTGGCAATCCTTGGTAGAGCTTATTTATGATTTCGTGCTGAACCCGGTAAACGAACAAATAGGTGGTCTTTCCGGAAATGTTAAACAAAAGTTTTCCCCTCGCATCTCGGTCACTTTTACTTTTTCGTTATTTTGTAATCCCCAGGGTATGATACCTTATAGCTTCACAGTTACAAGTCATTTTCTCATTACTTTGGGTCTCTCATTTTCGATTTTTATTGGCATTACTATAGTGGGATTTCAAAAAAATGGGCTTCATTTTTTAAGCTTCTTATTACCTGCAGGAGTCCCACTGCCATTAGCACCTTTTTTAGTACTCCTTGAGCTAATCCCTTATTGTTTTCGAGCATTAAGCTCAGGAATACGTTTATTTGCTAATATGATGGCCGGTCATAGTTCAGTAAAGATTTTAAGTGGGTTCGCTTGGACTATGTTATGTATGAATGATCTTTTATATTTCATAGGGGATCTTGGTCCTTTATTTATAGTTCTTGCATTAACCGGTCTGGAATTAGGTGTAGCTATATCACAAGCTCATGTTTCTACGATCTTAATCTGTATTTACTTGAATGATGCTATAAATCTTCAtcaaagtgcttatttttttataattgaacAAAAGCGAGTCTGA